The Caulobacter sp. FWC26 genome contains a region encoding:
- a CDS encoding phosphocholine-specific phospholipase C, which translates to MTADRRHFLKALGAAGLSAATLATLEKAMATPANNRTGTIMDVEHVVILMQENRAFDHYFGSFPGVRGLGDPRPLRLRNGHTVWRQPSDQHPDGYVQPYWADSKTTNAYVVDGADQGHTAATIIVNGGRFDQWGVSRQLQHRMTYYKASDLPYYHALASTFTILDAYHCSTLTQTYPNRLHLWTGCNGGGRVGGDPVMSNYGEDETPSADMATDKPIKAYEWTTYAERLEAAGVSWKVYQEYDNFGDNILSVFKPFRPCDKDSNLYKRGRAWVSEHKDGPDRTRSDGKQLVEAFRADIAAGRLPQVSWIVTAAALSEHPRWTPADGENLTAKLIEALVDHPEVFSKTVFILNYDEAGGLFDHMLPPMPAADPTRGHSGVSVAGEFKDYDKNPHPGVRGLQPLGLGIRVPAIIVSPWSRGGYVCSQVFDHTSTLKFLEKRFGVMEPNISDWRRAVSGDLTSCFDFKTPNARPVALPSTDDYAERLAHAARQPDLKIPAVQTPAEQPRAQRPARPLPYRLAADLRPNGEDLLIDLANTGAHAAVFTIHDYAPYGLSPPWHYTLVAGERHTAAHWNHKDKEAYDLAVHGPNGFYRHFRGRPSKDGYIRVALREDPSAGKVVLNLRNDTTAEATLNLSVDPRYPVTAGAARQQALVLKAGEAREVALDLAASDLWYDISLGNAADADILWRYAGHVETGKPSRTDPGIGAMVLTL; encoded by the coding sequence ATGACCGCTGATCGCCGCCATTTCCTCAAGGCGCTGGGCGCCGCCGGCCTCAGCGCCGCCACGCTGGCGACGCTGGAGAAGGCCATGGCCACCCCGGCCAACAACCGCACCGGGACCATCATGGACGTCGAGCACGTCGTGATCCTGATGCAGGAGAACCGGGCCTTTGACCACTATTTCGGCAGCTTTCCGGGCGTGCGCGGCCTGGGCGACCCGCGCCCCCTGCGGCTACGGAACGGCCACACCGTCTGGCGCCAACCCAGCGACCAGCATCCCGACGGCTACGTCCAGCCCTACTGGGCCGACTCCAAGACGACGAACGCCTATGTGGTGGATGGCGCCGATCAGGGGCACACCGCCGCGACGATCATCGTCAATGGCGGCCGCTTCGATCAGTGGGGCGTATCCCGCCAGCTGCAGCACCGGATGACCTACTACAAGGCCTCCGACCTGCCCTACTACCACGCCCTGGCCTCGACCTTCACGATCCTGGACGCCTACCACTGCTCGACCCTGACCCAGACCTATCCCAACCGTCTGCATCTCTGGACCGGTTGCAACGGCGGCGGACGCGTCGGCGGCGATCCGGTGATGAGCAACTACGGCGAGGACGAAACCCCTTCGGCCGACATGGCCACCGACAAGCCGATCAAGGCCTATGAGTGGACCACCTACGCCGAACGCCTGGAAGCGGCGGGGGTCAGCTGGAAGGTCTATCAGGAGTACGACAATTTCGGCGACAACATCCTGTCGGTGTTCAAGCCCTTCCGTCCTTGCGACAAGGACTCCAACCTCTACAAGCGCGGCCGCGCCTGGGTCTCCGAGCACAAGGATGGTCCTGACCGCACCCGGTCAGACGGCAAGCAGCTGGTCGAAGCTTTCCGCGCCGACATCGCCGCCGGCCGCCTGCCGCAGGTGTCGTGGATCGTCACGGCGGCGGCGCTGTCCGAGCACCCGCGCTGGACGCCGGCGGACGGCGAGAACCTGACCGCCAAGCTGATCGAGGCCCTGGTCGATCACCCGGAGGTGTTCTCCAAGACCGTCTTCATCCTCAACTACGACGAAGCCGGCGGCCTGTTCGATCACATGCTGCCCCCGATGCCCGCCGCCGATCCAACCCGAGGCCACAGCGGCGTCAGCGTGGCTGGCGAGTTCAAGGACTACGACAAGAACCCCCATCCCGGCGTTCGCGGCCTGCAGCCGCTGGGCCTGGGCATCCGCGTGCCGGCCATTATCGTGTCGCCGTGGAGCCGGGGCGGTTATGTCTGCTCGCAGGTGTTCGACCACACCTCGACCCTGAAGTTCCTGGAAAAGCGCTTCGGCGTGATGGAGCCAAACATCTCCGACTGGCGACGCGCTGTGTCAGGCGACCTGACCTCGTGCTTCGACTTCAAGACGCCGAACGCCCGCCCTGTCGCGCTGCCCTCCACCGACGATTACGCTGAGCGCCTTGCCCATGCCGCGCGCCAGCCCGACCTGAAGATCCCGGCCGTCCAGACCCCCGCCGAGCAGCCTCGCGCCCAGAGGCCGGCGCGGCCGCTGCCCTATCGCCTGGCGGCCGACCTGCGACCGAACGGGGAAGACCTGCTGATCGACCTGGCCAACACCGGCGCTCACGCGGCGGTCTTCACCATCCACGACTATGCGCCCTACGGCCTGAGCCCGCCCTGGCACTACACCCTGGTCGCGGGCGAGCGCCACACGGCCGCGCACTGGAACCACAAGGACAAGGAAGCCTACGATCTGGCCGTCCACGGTCCCAACGGCTTCTATCGCCATTTCCGGGGCCGCCCCTCGAAGGACGGCTATATCCGGGTCGCTCTGCGCGAAGACCCCTCCGCCGGCAAGGTGGTTCTGAACCTGCGCAATGACACCACCGCCGAGGCGACGCTGAACCTCAGCGTCGATCCGCGCTATCCCGTCACTGCGGGGGCCGCGCGGCAGCAGGCCCTGGTCCTGAAGGCCGGCGAGGCGCGCGAAGTCGCGCTGGACCTGGCCGCCAGCGACCTTTGGTACGACATCAGTCTAGGCAACGCGGCCGACGCCGACATCCTGTGGCGGTACGCCGGACATGTCGAAACGGGCAAGCCCAGCCGCACCGACCCTGGCATCGGCGCAATGGTGCTAACCCTCTAG
- a CDS encoding alkaline phosphatase D family protein, whose product MTPTRRTVTATLGGATLSALAAPIAAATTQSATPIRRVAILGCIRQKKPVPALLAYAAAKADLNLWIGDNVYVDTKDDPAAFAEAYAQLATKPGFAELRAQGQHMATWDDHDYGANDADRAYALKEDSKTAFQRFWNLETDTSAPEDGVYSSRLFTFGQRRLHVIMLDVRWRRDAPDGRGDILGEGQWRWLNSRLAVPADLTLVISGTQILLNAGTGSETWEDYPRARDRLFKMVRRHRRPGVVFITGDQHYGEVARARGALGYDAVELQFCGLNQIEKPEKNLYRVSPVSTSLHSMCLLDIQWEADDHNAPHILYRVIDTETGATDIAYRLNFSELTFG is encoded by the coding sequence ATGACCCCGACCCGCCGCACCGTGACCGCCACCCTCGGCGGCGCGACCCTGAGCGCCCTCGCCGCCCCGATCGCCGCAGCGACGACGCAGTCCGCCACCCCCATCCGTCGCGTCGCCATCCTGGGCTGCATTCGGCAGAAGAAGCCGGTCCCGGCGCTGTTGGCCTACGCCGCCGCCAAGGCCGATCTCAACCTGTGGATCGGCGACAACGTCTATGTCGACACCAAGGACGATCCGGCCGCCTTCGCCGAGGCCTACGCCCAGCTCGCCACCAAGCCAGGCTTCGCCGAACTGCGGGCCCAGGGCCAGCATATGGCGACCTGGGATGACCACGACTACGGCGCTAACGACGCCGACCGGGCCTATGCGCTGAAGGAGGACTCCAAGACGGCTTTCCAGCGCTTCTGGAACCTCGAGACCGACACCTCAGCGCCGGAGGACGGCGTCTATAGCAGCCGGCTGTTTACGTTCGGCCAGCGCCGGTTGCATGTGATCATGCTGGACGTGCGCTGGCGCCGCGACGCGCCCGATGGCCGGGGCGACATCCTGGGCGAGGGTCAGTGGCGCTGGCTGAACAGCCGCCTGGCGGTTCCGGCCGACCTGACCCTGGTGATCAGCGGCACGCAGATCCTGCTCAACGCCGGCACCGGTTCGGAGACCTGGGAAGACTATCCGCGCGCCCGCGACCGCCTGTTCAAGATGGTCCGCAGGCATCGTCGCCCGGGCGTCGTCTTCATTACCGGCGATCAACACTATGGCGAGGTGGCCCGTGCGCGCGGCGCACTGGGCTACGACGCGGTGGAACTGCAGTTCTGCGGTCTCAACCAGATCGAGAAGCCGGAGAAGAACCTCTACCGGGTGTCTCCCGTGTCCACGAGCCTGCACTCCATGTGCCTGCTGGATATCCAGTGGGAGGCCGACGACCACAACGCGCCGCACATCCTCTACCGCGTCATCGATACCGAGACCGGCGCGACCGACATCGCCTACCGCCTCAATTTCAGTGAACTGACCTTCGGCTGA
- a CDS encoding DUF5690 family protein codes for MTSRLTRGLAKSGPGWVAAYALAAAFTTYFCMYAFRKPFAVASYVGVPGWPFVIDFKIALVIAQVLGYALSKLIGIKVVSEARPQHRAYMIVGFVLTSWTALILFAVLPAPFKVIAIFFSGLPLGMIWGLVFGFLEGRRASEWLGAGLCISFIVSSGVVKSVGRALIVDYGVPELWMPAATGALFLPILAFSVWMLSQTPPPDARDIAERMARQPMFREERRAFWARGGLGIALLIIAYIVLTAVRDFRDNFAVELWEALGYGDDPAIFSLSELPIAALILPLFGLTALIRDNRRAVLVYHVMIIAGAILIALATLAWQAHLLSPLWWMIAVGAGVYLGFIPYNAVLADRLTAALGVPGNAAFFMYLADASGYGGSVALMLLKNFGLSLSWLGFFTGLCYAAAAIVGTTTAGSALYFSAKVFRK; via the coding sequence ATGACCTCCAGACTTACGCGCGGCCTGGCCAAGTCTGGTCCGGGATGGGTGGCCGCCTACGCCCTGGCGGCGGCGTTCACCACCTATTTCTGCATGTACGCGTTCCGCAAGCCCTTCGCGGTCGCCAGCTACGTCGGCGTCCCAGGCTGGCCGTTCGTCATCGACTTCAAGATCGCCCTCGTGATCGCCCAGGTGCTGGGCTACGCCCTGTCCAAGCTGATCGGTATCAAGGTGGTCAGCGAGGCCCGGCCGCAGCACCGCGCCTACATGATCGTGGGCTTTGTGCTCACCTCGTGGACGGCGTTGATCCTGTTCGCGGTCCTGCCGGCGCCCTTCAAGGTCATCGCCATTTTCTTCAGCGGCCTGCCTCTGGGCATGATCTGGGGGCTGGTGTTCGGCTTCCTGGAAGGCCGACGCGCCTCCGAATGGCTTGGCGCGGGCCTGTGCATCAGCTTCATCGTCTCCTCGGGCGTGGTGAAGTCGGTCGGCCGGGCGCTAATCGTCGACTACGGCGTTCCGGAGCTGTGGATGCCCGCCGCGACGGGGGCCCTCTTCCTGCCGATCCTGGCGTTTTCGGTGTGGATGCTATCGCAGACCCCGCCCCCCGACGCGCGCGACATCGCCGAGCGCATGGCGCGCCAGCCCATGTTCCGCGAAGAACGTCGGGCCTTCTGGGCGCGCGGCGGCTTGGGGATCGCGCTGCTGATCATCGCCTACATCGTACTGACCGCCGTTCGCGACTTCCGCGACAACTTCGCCGTCGAACTGTGGGAGGCGCTGGGCTATGGCGACGACCCGGCCATTTTCAGCCTGTCGGAACTGCCGATCGCCGCGCTGATCCTGCCGCTGTTCGGCCTGACCGCGCTGATCCGCGACAACCGCCGGGCAGTGCTGGTCTATCACGTGATGATCATCGCCGGCGCGATCCTGATCGCCCTAGCGACCCTGGCCTGGCAGGCGCATCTGCTGAGCCCGCTCTGGTGGATGATCGCCGTGGGCGCGGGGGTCTATCTTGGCTTCATCCCTTATAATGCGGTGCTGGCCGACCGACTGACCGCAGCCTTGGGCGTGCCCGGCAACGCGGCCTTCTTCATGTATCTCGCCGACGCCTCGGGCTACGGCGGCAGCGTGGCCCTGATGCTGCTGAAGAACTTCGGCCTGTCCCTGAGCTGGCTCGGCTTCTTCACCGGCCTTTGCTACGCGGCCGCCGCCATCGTCGGGACCACCACCGCAGGCTCGGCCCTGTACTTCTCCGCCAAGGTCTTCCGCAAATGA
- a CDS encoding HD domain-containing protein: MTALTSTQVLFDEIRDIYLGNARRPYGLYGINQLQHALQSAAHAEAQALSSALVIACLLHDVGHMIHDLGEAPAEDGVDDLHEALGADWAAARFPLPVSEPIRLHVAAKRYLCSVEPGYMDGLSKDSRISLALQGGVMDDAEQLAFLNEPFADQAIALRRIDELAKDKNAETDSLEAFLERHLSAALNA, translated from the coding sequence ATGACAGCGCTGACCTCCACTCAAGTCCTGTTCGACGAAATCCGGGACATCTATCTGGGCAACGCCCGGCGCCCTTACGGCCTTTACGGCATCAACCAGCTGCAACACGCCCTTCAGTCGGCCGCCCACGCCGAGGCGCAGGCGCTGTCGTCCGCCTTGGTCATCGCCTGCCTGCTGCACGATGTCGGGCACATGATCCACGACCTGGGCGAGGCTCCGGCGGAAGACGGCGTCGACGACTTGCACGAGGCCCTCGGCGCCGACTGGGCGGCGGCGCGCTTCCCTCTTCCGGTCAGCGAACCCATCCGCCTGCACGTGGCCGCCAAACGCTATCTGTGCAGCGTGGAGCCTGGCTATATGGACGGTCTGTCGAAGGACTCCCGCATCTCCCTGGCGCTGCAGGGCGGCGTGATGGACGACGCCGAGCAGTTGGCCTTCCTCAACGAACCCTTCGCCGATCAGGCGATCGCCCTGCGCCGCATCGACGAGCTGGCCAAGGACAAGAACGCCGAAACCGACAGCCTAGAGGCGTTCCTCGAACGCCACCTGTCGGCGGCGCTGAACGCCTAG
- a CDS encoding LysR substrate-binding domain-containing protein has translation MAVSPEDGAERSRRRETGSLSIGALKAFVTVVDQGSFSRAAAVLGVSQPNISNQINALEQICGVRLLNRRTQNQNLTDAGRELYTRARLVISRVDDFEMTANLFSGLKRGRMSIGFSTPPATMHLISQFRRTYPDIEISTRLGNTRSLTQDVMECRADVAIISLLEPDPVLACHLVFEQSLNLMVPVDHPFAQRDHIEARELGGLPLVLREEGSVTRALTEIALGRSATSVERGFIVESREAVKEATAHGIGFGCILDGETGHDARLKALPVQGLPRTGGVYIVTLRENMEIPAVSAFIRLAGLKRDAL, from the coding sequence ATGGCCGTTTCGCCCGAGGATGGCGCCGAGCGTAGCCGGCGCCGTGAGACCGGCAGCCTGTCGATCGGCGCGCTGAAGGCCTTCGTCACCGTCGTCGATCAAGGCTCCTTTTCGCGGGCGGCCGCCGTGCTGGGCGTTTCCCAACCCAACATCTCCAATCAGATCAACGCACTGGAACAGATCTGCGGCGTGCGGCTGCTGAACCGTCGCACCCAGAACCAGAACCTGACCGACGCCGGGCGCGAGCTCTATACGCGGGCGCGACTAGTCATCAGCCGCGTCGACGACTTCGAGATGACCGCCAATCTGTTCAGCGGATTGAAGCGGGGCCGCATGTCGATCGGCTTTTCGACCCCGCCGGCGACCATGCATCTGATCAGCCAGTTCCGCCGCACCTATCCCGATATCGAGATCTCCACCCGGCTGGGCAATACGCGCTCGCTGACCCAGGACGTGATGGAGTGCCGCGCCGATGTGGCGATCATCTCGCTGCTGGAGCCCGACCCGGTCCTGGCCTGCCATCTGGTGTTCGAGCAGTCGCTGAACCTGATGGTGCCCGTCGACCACCCCTTCGCCCAGCGCGACCATATCGAGGCCCGCGAACTGGGCGGCCTGCCGCTGGTCCTGCGCGAAGAGGGCTCGGTGACACGGGCCCTGACGGAAATCGCCCTGGGTCGCAGCGCCACCAGTGTGGAGCGCGGCTTCATCGTCGAGAGCCGGGAAGCGGTCAAGGAAGCCACGGCCCATGGCATCGGCTTCGGCTGCATCCTGGATGGCGAGACCGGGCACGATGCTCGGCTCAAGGCCCTGCCCGTCCAGGGCCTGCCGCGAACCGGCGGCGTCTACATCGTCACCTTGCGGGAAAACATGGAGATTCCGGCGGTCTCCGCCTTTATTCGCCTTGCTGGGCTAAAGCGGGATGCTCTATAA
- a CDS encoding TonB-dependent receptor has product MFSPPSRLKLAALTGVSLFAIALGSAAHAQSTTSQSQKTPVKPAADDAVSEVVITGQRLSTANSIDQQKKATGVVNVISADDLGKLPDANVADALARIPGVNVVVNQETGEGEYVSIRGLASTYNAYSINGVRVALTDSGSRKMSMTVLPPNGLKAIAVNKTLTPDLDGDAIGGSVNFVTPTAFDFRKPTLRVFASYGLNDRAQKQDEPAGSGQIQIDGARKFGNGDFGLFGSIYYGKSHYTNEESENDGEWEPYRWRKDSIEAIDSRSMYLPGIDLDFRRGEQERFGGNFSADYQIDQHNFYVRGQYAKLNRTGTNDYTDFRSRPTKRLTQVNLEDTTLRQPEQMITGRDPVKGNIYGYTVGQIVDADKDGLITDADRKSGNSYWSLFGRSGVWNPQAFQFARTHESQDQESSLYTINAGGQSRFDRLSLDYDVSYSYGEKGTPLYYGIGYNCDKCSTDPMFTSTGILWSSADPRFPMAQLPAYAANVDHRDDLLPFDGASMSKDKQSDARTALKVDARYEVGGLFDYVKTGFKYLKSERDYDSTPIWEGDLSGTPLAGKSLAASGLVERQVDGFFKDRYYYGSVLSRDRVIAAVNAARAANPVTYSTADLNKDDKKGSETIYAGYALAHLRSGGLEVVGGARIEHTKVETTAWISDTTAGFGKTKRDYTNVLPSLTAVYRQGESLVYRGAIWTSFSRPEYSNISRGESVTRDPSTKEIIAISRGNPDLKPGESVNFDLSAEWYPDRSSVVSIGVFHKKIKHFIFTNGRSVNAPTKEGTITITQPQNGEKATLTGVELNLIKSFEGLSAPFDGFGVEANVTSQTSEAETGLAYRRGHPITFLQAPDLIYNTSLTYQKYGIEAKLSYQYQGAYIEDTRDNAVDKWVQPNKSLDLHTRYTIRQGLTVDFDVQNILDGHRYYTTKGKNPTYQKDYMEPGRNFILRVAYSY; this is encoded by the coding sequence ATGTTCAGCCCGCCATCGCGCCTCAAGCTCGCGGCCCTGACCGGCGTCAGCCTGTTCGCCATCGCCCTCGGCTCGGCCGCGCACGCTCAGTCGACGACGAGTCAGAGCCAGAAGACCCCGGTCAAGCCGGCGGCCGACGACGCCGTCAGCGAAGTGGTCATCACCGGCCAGCGCCTGTCGACCGCCAACTCGATCGACCAGCAGAAGAAGGCCACCGGCGTCGTCAACGTCATCTCGGCCGACGACCTGGGCAAGCTGCCCGACGCCAACGTGGCCGACGCCCTGGCCCGCATCCCCGGCGTCAACGTCGTGGTCAACCAGGAAACCGGCGAAGGCGAGTACGTCTCGATCCGCGGCCTGGCCAGCACCTACAACGCCTATTCGATCAACGGCGTGCGCGTGGCCCTGACCGACTCCGGCTCGCGCAAGATGTCGATGACGGTGCTGCCGCCCAACGGCCTGAAGGCGATCGCGGTCAACAAGACCCTGACCCCGGACCTGGACGGCGACGCGATCGGCGGCTCGGTCAACTTCGTCACGCCGACCGCCTTCGACTTCCGCAAGCCGACCCTGCGCGTCTTCGCCTCGTACGGCCTCAATGACCGCGCCCAAAAGCAGGACGAGCCGGCCGGCAGCGGCCAGATCCAGATCGACGGCGCCCGCAAGTTCGGCAACGGCGACTTCGGCCTGTTCGGCTCGATCTATTACGGCAAGAGCCACTACACGAACGAAGAGTCCGAGAACGACGGCGAGTGGGAGCCCTACCGCTGGCGCAAGGACTCGATCGAGGCGATCGACAGCCGCTCGATGTACCTGCCGGGCATCGACCTGGACTTCCGTCGCGGCGAGCAGGAGCGCTTCGGCGGCAACTTCTCGGCCGACTACCAGATCGACCAGCACAACTTCTATGTCCGCGGCCAGTACGCCAAGCTGAACCGCACGGGCACCAACGACTACACCGACTTCCGCAGCCGTCCGACCAAGCGCCTGACCCAGGTGAACCTGGAAGACACCACCCTGCGCCAGCCCGAGCAGATGATCACCGGCCGCGATCCGGTGAAGGGCAATATCTACGGCTACACGGTCGGCCAGATCGTCGATGCGGACAAGGACGGCCTGATCACCGACGCCGACCGCAAGTCGGGCAACTCCTACTGGTCGCTGTTCGGCCGCTCGGGCGTCTGGAACCCGCAGGCCTTCCAGTTCGCCCGCACCCACGAGTCCCAGGATCAGGAGTCCTCGCTCTACACGATCAACGCCGGCGGCCAGAGCCGCTTCGATCGCCTGAGCCTGGACTACGACGTCAGCTACTCGTACGGCGAGAAGGGCACGCCGCTGTACTACGGCATCGGCTACAACTGCGATAAGTGCTCGACCGACCCGATGTTCACCTCGACGGGCATCCTCTGGTCGTCGGCCGATCCGCGCTTCCCGATGGCGCAGCTGCCGGCCTATGCGGCCAATGTCGACCACCGCGACGACCTGCTGCCCTTCGACGGCGCCTCGATGAGCAAGGACAAGCAGTCCGACGCCCGCACCGCGCTGAAGGTCGACGCCCGCTACGAGGTCGGCGGCCTGTTCGACTATGTGAAGACCGGCTTCAAGTATCTGAAGTCGGAACGCGACTACGACTCCACCCCGATCTGGGAAGGCGACCTGTCGGGCACGCCGCTGGCCGGCAAGTCGCTGGCGGCGTCGGGCCTGGTCGAGCGCCAGGTCGATGGCTTCTTCAAGGACCGCTACTACTATGGCTCGGTCCTGAGCCGTGATCGGGTGATCGCCGCGGTCAACGCCGCCCGCGCCGCCAATCCGGTGACCTACTCGACCGCCGACCTGAACAAGGACGACAAGAAGGGCTCGGAAACCATCTACGCCGGCTACGCCCTGGCGCACCTGCGTTCGGGCGGCCTCGAGGTCGTCGGCGGCGCGCGGATCGAGCACACCAAGGTGGAAACCACCGCCTGGATCAGCGACACCACCGCTGGCTTCGGCAAGACCAAGCGCGACTACACCAACGTCCTGCCCAGCCTGACCGCCGTCTACCGCCAGGGCGAGAGCCTGGTCTATCGCGGCGCGATCTGGACCAGTTTCTCGCGTCCGGAATACTCCAACATCTCGCGCGGCGAGAGCGTGACCCGCGATCCCTCGACCAAGGAAATCATCGCCATCAGCCGGGGCAACCCGGACCTGAAGCCCGGCGAGTCGGTCAATTTCGACCTGTCGGCCGAATGGTATCCGGATCGCTCGAGCGTGGTGTCGATCGGCGTCTTCCACAAGAAGATCAAGCACTTCATCTTCACCAACGGCCGCTCGGTCAACGCCCCCACCAAGGAAGGCACGATCACGATCACCCAGCCGCAAAACGGCGAGAAAGCGACGCTGACGGGCGTGGAACTGAACCTGATCAAGTCGTTCGAAGGGCTCTCGGCGCCGTTCGACGGCTTCGGCGTCGAGGCCAACGTCACCTCGCAGACGTCCGAGGCCGAGACGGGCCTAGCCTATCGTCGCGGCCATCCGATCACGTTCCTGCAGGCGCCGGACCTGATCTACAACACCTCGCTGACCTACCAAAAGTACGGCATCGAAGCGAAGCTGAGCTACCAGTATCAGGGCGCCTATATTGAAGACACGCGCGACAACGCGGTCGACAAGTGGGTGCAGCCGAACAAGTCGCTCGACCTGCACACCCGCTACACCATTCGCCAGGGTCTGACCGTCGATTTCGACGTGCAGAACATCCTGGATGGTCACCGCTACTACACGACCAAGGGCAAGAACCCGACCTACCAGAAGGACTACATGGAGCCGGGCCGGAACTTCATCCTGCGCGTCGCCTACTCGTACTAA
- a CDS encoding type II toxin-antitoxin system ParD family antitoxin, protein MATMNVSLPDAMREWVEGQTQSGRYHNASEYVRDLIRRDQERADKIAHLQRLIDDGLDSGVGERSLKEIRAEARRRVGDRGLSSQAGSSG, encoded by the coding sequence ATGGCGACGATGAATGTTTCCCTGCCCGACGCGATGCGCGAGTGGGTCGAAGGCCAGACCCAGTCGGGCCGCTATCACAATGCCAGCGAATACGTCCGCGACCTCATCCGTCGCGACCAGGAACGCGCCGACAAGATCGCCCACCTGCAACGCCTGATCGACGACGGCCTTGATAGCGGCGTCGGCGAACGCTCGCTGAAGGAGATCCGCGCGGAGGCGCGGCGGCGGGTGGGTGATAGGGGGCTGTCCTCCCAGGCTGGATCAAGCGGCTAG